TCACTAACACAAGGCGTGTAGATGTGAGTATTATATACTGATGCATGAGGGTTTATACAAACGGAATGAATGTTGAGTGTAATATGTTTTCTATGCAATTAGTTTCGGCTGATTGGCGGACGGGGATACGCGGCTCGTCGGGCGTTCTCAGACTGATAAAGGGACTGTCGCTGTTTTTTCTCCCCATAAAAGGAGTTTGTTAGGACgggcttttgttttattttatttctttatttgtttattttgttttaaaacctTAGTATCGTTAGAGGGCATCATTCATTCTTTTATTTGATATTGAGCAACTTATTCCTCAGACTGCCATTTTAGACTAATTGTACATTTTGGGgcgcttttgttttgttgtgatttgaACTGTTTTAAGCACCTTATCTGTGTGTAGTGTGAGACGTGTATTGGTGCTATATTTTAACTAGTGTTTTGGGTCCTAAATGCATAAAACTGATATCTAGGATTGGCGGCCTGAGGAGTTACTGCCTGCATTGCTccgatactatttttatcctatCTGTGTCCAAATCATTTCTAATAAAAATTGTAATTTATTGATAGACGCATCtctctgttgtcctgtttattCTGGACACTTACCTGGAGTATAGTGGATTAGGAGGGTTGAACACATTTATACCACCTTCGACACCTGACCATACTACATATAGTTGAACTGgacgctgtgttcttgcaagggatatggataagatttctctgattggacagtctgattgtccctctcttcactccatccttggacctctggttgagatggtgtttaccaacacagaggcccttagcttcctagacaacagcattgacgctgttggaaataacagctgtgggcaccggtggtgggggccaagctgggggggctttggtcgatggagtaggctgaggagggagaggggctcgatgcttctttgaggaaagaattcttgatcttgccatgtttggcgtgagaggaaccattttaatccccgatttcaccaagctttcaaggtgatcaggaaatctcctgggtgacggtggagaaacatctctggagggtgtagatgcagcaggtgggtcccaggcctgtggtgagggccgtggtgaaggcgatggtggagctgctgaatcctgtgttcgggatgctggaggtgctgctgtggctgctgtggctgctgtggctgaatcctttgctgggtccttgggtggtgaggcaggagctcttctctggctcctCTTCTCTCTCGGCAGCAGCACGGGACCcggtcctggccctggccctggccctggccctttgtgatgcctcagagcgtggaggagattatccgtcagttgtctcactccacctctgttcaggtgtgggccttttctttgaaacaggtcatctctttgccagaaaagattaaagttctcaatgaaatgaggtcctctggactcacagactttggacagccatgtgttcaactgaagcagccggctgaatttgttgatcctcctgtcaatgtttgggagaggtccactaatgaatgttggtatcgtcactttatcaagactctcaaacagtttctcaaagtctttttttaagatttcagactgattatctctgatgtccactgcacccacgtggacaatcagctgtttcaccccttggtgttttgccagtacctcagGTAGTAATgtggtgatgtcagagacagtggcacttggatagctgcatgtaaccattctgtttatgtttatattagatatggctccgtctccaagcacaagagtatctttgaccttgacactcggcacagtttctctgtccatctgctgctttgtactagaggcctgcgcgggacagaatttacagtcccgctcccgcccgctcccgcaaaaagataggattttagtcccgctcccgcccgcacctgtcatattttgtcccgctcccgcccgcaattcccgcatgattcagacgttcgcgttacttctcacggaagttcttgtcattggcttgaggaaagaaacatgatcttagcAGCGCACACCACTGTCCGATCCTTCACGTGGGGCACATAGTGCAGGAGCACATCagatggcacaagcagctgaggctttacagcaataagcctacccaacatacctaccaaaatctaccgtgaatattaagaataatacattgtgtatatgtttaatgccactcctcacatttccatttttggaagtaaaagtatatatttttagttaatatgattttaaacacagcgtgatggagcctcgccccctactttgagtggatttgagcatacatatctaagcctacagctcacgttacattgatttaaatgcaaacaagtggaatgaaaacaatatgtgttattaattaccctaccttttctaaacccagaatgttgaaaatgtaacatgtaatccaattattatttaagtaggttaaccatGCCCTGTCCCTCGTCGTTGTGCCTCACGTTTTTAGTCAgcgggactgcagcttatcaccgctcccgcccgctcccgcccgctcccgcccgctcccgcaatgagctttcaaaatgtgtcccgcgccgcactgctttgcgttgggtcccgcgggagtgcagggctctactttgtaccgtctctctgtctgttacactcagtcacatttggctctgacagtggtaaaaatctgtttgttaactttattccgggtgatgttacatatcctctgttgataccaacagtttgacgattcttTGGCTTAGCACCAAGTCCATTATAAGtgtctttacagagtcttggaaaagtcacagtatcatttagctttaagttggaggtagcagttttttcaccctttcctttggaagtaaatgtggacttcttaccactggattccattgggagcgtttcatgaagccccatttcagtttctaaggcaaaaatcctttcttgtagcgcccaaatttcttgttgatatatccgacagctttcacagggcatgttgaaaggattgtagtcgctggctcgtcagataaattgtaaaaagaatgaaaacgatttaaaaaagtcttggttcacttaaaagaaaaagaataaaattatatccaagacttgtggaaagaaataaaattatttaaaagcaaataaagcaataagcagcaggaggaagcagagacacgtctgcactcttcagaagcaggaagcatgCAAAAGTATTCACCTCCATTTTTACCTATTTTGTTACATTCCAACctgtaatttaaatgtttttaaatcttattttatgTGATGGATCTGCACAAAGTCGAAGTTGGTGAAATGAAacgaaaaaaatatatatatgaaaaaaataatctgaAACAATTGGCATGTGTATACGTATGTATTCCCCCCTTTTGCTATGAAGCCCCTAAAAAGTTCTGGTGTAATCAATGACCTTCAAAAGTCACATAATTAGTGAAATCAAGTCCACCTGTGTGCAATCTAAGTGTCACATGATCTGTCAGTATAAACACACCTTTTCTGAAAGGCCCCAGAGGCTGCAACACCACTAAGCAGGAGGCATCACACCATGAAGACCAAGGAGCTTTCCAAACAAGTCAGGGACAAAGTTGTTGAGAAGTACAAGTCAGGATTgggttattaaaaaaatatctaaatCTTTGATGATCCCAGAGCACCATCAAATAATGATGGAAAAATGAGGCTTCatgaaccaatgaggctttccagcccaaaggttcgccaataggttcattacccgaagcctcattgaaacggtctctcttgtgacacctgctgtgcaaaaggaatatatgacagactaaattaaccctgacttagagcatcctgcaatacaaaataaacaattgttgtcactgtgtctcaatgaaaataaatgtgtgaaaactgcatatatggaagtattattgagtgctatggtgttgatcactcaaatgaaatatatcaatgatgtacactgactacagtgcttatgaacccctaccagtccgggttcaaggtgggccactcaactgagacggccctcctagcagtaactgagtcactccaaactgctcgagctaactctctctcctctgtcttgattctcctggacctgtctgcagcatttgacacagtgaaccacaacatccttctctctaccctggagggaatgggggtttctggctctgcactctccatgttctcatcctacctgacagatcgctcctaccaggtcacactgagagggtctgtgtcgaagccacgtaggctcaccactggggttccccaaggttcggtcctggatcctcttcttttctccctctacacatcatctcttggttctgtcatccagtcccataacttttcctacccctgctatgcagacgacacccagctgattctgtcttttcccccttctgacagccaagtggaagcacgcattgctgcgtgcctggcagacatctcgggatggatgtcgatgcaccaccttaagcccaacctggacaagactgagctggtgtttctcccggagaagggctgcccattcagagatctggccatcaccatggatgactccgtggtgacatcaacccggaccgtgaggaatctgggtgtgaccctggacgaccaactgtcgttctcgccaaacatcgcatcagtgacccgttcctgccgattcctcctctacaacatccggaggatttgccccttcctcaccgacaaggcagcacaggtgctcatccaggctcttgtcatctcccgcctggactactgcaactccctccttgctggcgccccggcttctgccatcagacctctggagctggttcagaaagctgctgctcgtctggtgttcaacctccccaagttctcccacaccactccccttctccgctctctacactggctccctgtagctgctcgcatccagtttaagactctggtgctggcctacagggcagtggaaggaacagctccttcatacctccaggctatggtcaagccctacacccccgcccgaccacttcgctctgcggccaccaggcgcctggctgccccgtcgctcaggggtccctgcgcacgatcgacacggtcacggcttttctctgttctggcaccccgatggtggaacgatctcctgactaatatcaggacagctgagtcactgcccatctttcgccgcaggctgaaaacccacctcttcaggaaacactaccctgatccgccctcttaggacatcacctgctccgtcctagttccttacgcacttattgtttcctccaccactggcaccctctatattttcattaccccctacccgaaccagggtttgaatcccattcctgcttttcttacctcttttatttcttcccctacccgaactagggtttgcatccccaccccgctgtgactggtatgcagttggtgagaggctgaggtagattatggttgttgtggtgtgaggagcagtgttggctggcataagggggggtgactctgggatgccagtggtcattgtctagcctcctggaggtgtcgtgggcccaactagacgaaacactgatggaaggaggttcccacctgatgaccccaatgatatgttggtcagcactgctcactgatctatataatagggagtgtagggaattattcattGAGTCTgatcctttattttatttaaattttttattttctttagcacaagtttcttgtgtttatattgaatcctaaattgtctttgttttctaaattgtcttcccatctgtctaagtacctgacttatcgcacttactctagcactagttttgctcttagctgtttggttttggaaggaaatgcacttatgatttcttgtgacctgaagttcttttgcctaccgatgttgaacgcacttattgtaagtcgctttggttaaaagcgtctgcaaaatgaccgtaatgtaatgtaatgtaatgtaaatggatgaaagtgcatgctataatgtcatgttgtgtcttgttcccccagaacatcactgagcccagcacctccgatgtgccatgcaccttcgctgttcctgctccggtcaccccaccatctcgttctcgatgattgcactgttgtctttttatgtttattgtgagaatgcattaagcattctcactattaagttcctgtttctctttattattattccgtattattccgtattcttccgccgtttttcggcattcaactactccagcatactttcagctatttcaacaaatttggtatcaaaatgttcagctctttcagctctttcctgcaattattttttggtgtttctaacttttcaactttttaagatattaagctttttattcaactttttttccctttaaaagtaatggtaaatcttcaaatcctttcaaatcctttcaaatcctttcaaatccttcaaatcttaactagttcagcatactttcagctagagacaccattcaaattttaaaatgttcataagacattcagctattacaaaatgtttcatcttttaaaaatattcagccaattttgaaatatgacagtttcaaaaataagaaaattaagttcttcaaatccttatcttcaaatcctttcaaatccttcaaatcctttcaaatcctttcaaatcgtaactagttcagcatactttcagctagagacaccattcaaattttaaaatgttcataagacattcagctattacaaaatgtttcatcttttaaaaatattcggccaattttgaaatatgacagtttaaaaaacatgaaaattaagttccttcttcgattttagagtgagacattcagcagtgctgataagtttcaacttttcaaacaaattactataactttcatacagtttaactgagagaaacaaattataccttaaaatgtaggaaaacttgtcctctttcagccaatgtaaatcctaaagagctcacatggacagattttgaactatgagcctttaagcttgaaccaaatctcaaattctgacgaaatctgccatttttgagtCCTCAAaaccagcttcaagtgttttcaaactgcttcgatttaaatatagttcactccacagatgtaaaactactttgctaacttcctctaagccttctgcttctaatggtgttaaaattatttttctagctgctcaacttttttCACAGGATGTCATAGTATGGAGACTTGCGCTTCAGCTTTCGCCCGGCGCAGgacctctgtgtgtgtctcatctctccatatgttgtgtgtgttcaaactgcttcgatttaaatatagttgactccacagatgtaaaactactttgctaacttcctctaagccttctgcttctaatggtgttcaaattatttttctagctggtcAACTTTTTTCACAAGACGTCTTAGAAGACAATGTTCCGCCTCGATTTTCTCTCGCGATTGCCGCCGCCTGTGTCTATCAGTACTCTTTATATTGGTCGTATGCACTCTCGGTTTAACAGTACTGTGTGGCCTAATGGTAAGACTAACTCCCTTTCGTGTGGGCTGCATGGGTTTGATCCCTAGCTGTtagaatctttttttcttttttttttaacaatttcagccatttcaactgtttatagcttgaaatcattacactttcgtcttttgaatgtcatttcaacttcaaactcctgtttcttctcagccttTTTTAACTTCCATAGttccttcagcttttagcttctttagatATTAAGATATTAacatttttgttcaactttttttccctttaaaagtaatggtaaatcttcaaatcctttcaaatccttcgaatcctttcaaatcctttcaaatcctaactacttcagcatactttcagctagagacaccattcaaattttaaaatgttcataagacattcagctattagaaaatgtgtcagcttttaaaaatattcggccaattttgaaatatgacagtttcaaaaatatgaaaattaagtttatcttcaaatcctttcaaatcctttcaaatcgtaactgcttcagcatactttaacctagagacaccattcaaactttaaaatgttcataagacattcagctgttaccaattgtttcatcttttaaaaatatccagccaattttgaaatatgacagtttcaaaaatatgaaaattaagttccttcttcgattttagagtgagacattcagcagtgctgataagtttcaatttttcaaacaaattactataactttcatacagtttaactgagagaaacaaattataccttaaaatgtaggaaaacatgtcctctttcagccaatgtaactcctaaagagctcacatggacagattttgaactatgagcctttaagcttgaacaaaatctcaaattctgacgaaatctGCCATCAACTCCAATGTTAACTTTTTGAGTCCTCAAAAATCCGCTTCAagtgtgttcaaactgcttcgatttaaatatagttcactccacagatgtaaaactactttgctagcttcctctaagccttctgcttctaacggtgttaaaataatttttctagctGGTCAACTTTTGTGGAAATTCATCAAGACAAGTCAAAATTAGGCTCAGTagtgtgtgtggcctccacctgctttTATGAGCTCCCTACAACGCCTGGGCTCCTGATCAGGTggcagatgttctcctgagggatctcctcccagagttGGATTAAAGCATCAGTCAACATCAGTCTGTGGTGCAACACAGACTGATGCACCACAGTCCACCACAGTCCACCACCAGTCCATCCACCACCAGACTGTTGGTGGATGGAACCAGACACGATGTCCCAGATGTGCtggattggattcaggtctggggaacgggcCGGTCCACAGCATCCATGCCTTCATCATGCAGGAACTGCTGGCACACTTCAGACACATGAGGCCG
This genomic interval from Odontesthes bonariensis isolate fOdoBon6 chromosome 7, fOdoBon6.hap1, whole genome shotgun sequence contains the following:
- the LOC142384584 gene encoding uncharacterized protein LOC142384584 — its product is MSMHHLKPNLDKTELVFLPEKGCPFRDLAITMDDSVVTSTRTVRNLGVTLDDQLSFSPNIASVTRSCRFLLYNIRRICPFLTDKAAQVLIQALVISRLDYCNSLLAGAPASAIRPLELVQKAAARLVFNLPKFSHTTPLLRSLHWLPVAARIQFKTLVLAYRAVEGTAPSYLQAMVKPYTPARPLRSAATRRLAAPSLRGPCARSTRSRLFSVLAPRWWNDLLTNIRTAESLPIFRRRLKTHLFRKHYPDPPS